Proteins encoded in a region of the Canis lupus familiaris isolate Mischka breed German Shepherd chromosome 1, alternate assembly UU_Cfam_GSD_1.0, whole genome shotgun sequence genome:
- the CKM gene encoding creatine kinase M-type, translating into MPFGNTHNKFKLNYKPEEEYPDLTKHNNHMAKALTPEIYKKLRDKETPSGFTLDDVIQTGVDNPGHPFIMTVGCVAGDEESYQVFKDLFDPIIQDRHGGYKPTDKHKTDLNHENLKGGDDLDPNYVLSSRVRTGRSIKGYTLPPHCSRGERRAVEKLSIEALNSLTGEFKGKYYPLKSMTEQEQQQLIDDHFLFDKPVSPLLLASGMARDWPDARGIWHNDNKTFLVWVNEEDHLRVISMQKGGNMKEVFRRFCVGLQKIEEIFKKAGHPFMWNEHLGYVLTCPSNLGTGLRGGVHVKLAHLSKHPKFEEILTRLRLQKRGTGGVDTAAVGSVFDISNADRLGSSEVEQVQLVVDGVKLMVEMEKKLEKGQSIDDMIPAQK; encoded by the exons ATGCCGTTCGGTAACACCCACAACAAGTTCAAGCTGAACTACAAGCCTGAGGAGGAGTACCCTGACCTCACCAAGCACAACAACCATATGGCCAAAGCGCTGACCCCTGAAATCTATAAGAAGCTGCGGGACAAGGAGACCCCATCCGGCTTTACTCTGGACGATGTCATCCAGACAGGTGTGGACAACCCAG GTCACCCTTTCATCATGACCGTGGGCTGTGTGGCCGGTGACGAGGAGTCCTACCAGGTGTTCAAGGATCTCTTCGACCCCATCATCCAGGACCGGCATGGGGGTTACAAACCCACCGACAAGCACAAGACTGACCTCAACCATGAGAACCTCAAG ggTGGAGACGACCTAGACCCCAACTATGTGCTCAGCAGCCGCGTCCGCACGGGCCGTAGCATCAAGGGCTACACACTGCCCCCCCACTGCTCCCGGGGCGAGCGCCGGGCAGTGGAGAAACTCTCCATAGAAG CCCTCAACAGCCTGACAGGCGAGTTCAAGGGGAAATACTACCCTCTGAAGAGCATGAccgagcaggagcagcagcagctcatCGACGATCACTTCCTGTTCGACAAACCCGTGTCCCCACTGCTGCTGGCCTCAGGCATGGCCCGAGACTGGCCCGACGCCCGCGGCATCTG GCACAATGACAACAAGACCTTCCTGGTGTGGGTGAACGAGGAGGACCACCTCCGAGTCATCTCCATGCAGAAGGGGGGCAACATGAAGGAGGTCTTCCGCCGCTTCTGCGTGGGGCTGCAGAAG ATTGAGGAGATCTTCAAGAAGGCCGGACACCCCTTCATGTGGAACGAGCACCTGGGCTACGTGCTCACCTGCCCATCCAACCTGGGCACCGGGCTGCGTGGAGGTGTGCACGTCAAGCTGGCGCACCTGAGCAAGCACCCCAAGTTCGAGGAGATCCTCACCCGTCTGCGCCTGCAGAAGCGGGGCACAG GTGGTGTGGACACAGCTGCTGTGGGCTCAGTGTTCGACATATCCAACGCCGATCGACTGGGCTCATCCGAAGTAGAACAGGTGCAGCTGGTGGTGGACGGTGTGAAGCTCATGGTGGAGATGGAGAAGAAGCTGGAAAAAGGCCAGTCCATCGACGACATGATCCCCGCCCAGAAATAG